A window of Rhododendron vialii isolate Sample 1 chromosome 11a, ASM3025357v1 genomic DNA:
CAATAGAGAAAGTTATTgacaaaataatactccctccgtccctttttaagtgtgttacgtcgtaactccaacttattaaaaagacatcattattatattttttacattgattttttccttcattttccttACTTattcatcatcattacacttttactcactaactttttaaaataaaatctacttttagggacaaaatagataatgcactgacttttacctactaactttacaaaatgcaCACTTATTAAAGGATAGCATCAAATGAAATATTAAACTCTAAATAAGAGACGGAAGTAAGATTTGTGCTCCCTTCCTTCCCCTCTTTCCTacccactttctctctccccaccATTTGCACGGTAACCAAAACAATTCTCAGCTGCATTTGATACAACCAAAAGCaatagaagagaaaagaaatgtGGTCTCACCTGGTCAAATTCAACCATCTAAAGAACTATTGGTATACCGTATAGTTATTTATAGGTTCAGCACCGGACTTTTCTGTTTTGGAAGGGGGGTTTCCGTCTGCCTCTGGTTTTTTAGGTGCCCCACCTCCATGGCAAGCCCAGAAAACTTGAGATTTCACTCCAAGTTTGCTCGGTTCAGTTTCTTGTTTAAGAAAGCAAAACAAATTCGGACCGATACAAACTTTATCCGACCGTTGCGATTACTTGGGCCACACTTCAAATTGGGCTGCAGGCAAACATTGTGCATATGAGAAACCGTTTGTCTTTTTATGCtattttatttatatctttcgagaaattggaaaaatgcACAAAAGTTTGACTTCCTCAACTTGCTCCGGTTATGTTGAAACAAATTAACATTACACTTTTtagttttatattttgtttcatttgtttACCTTATATTTTTCACTATCGTAAATCGATTTTATttacattttaaatttaatattcATATAAATAGACACAGACCTTTGCGTGCATTAGAATGCAAACAACGCTAAATATTGATATTTTCTTTCGAACTATATTTCGCACATTGATGTTTCATTTGGACTTGGGTTTCGAATGAGCGCAAAAACGCCAATGGATTTTTACCCCTATCAACTAGGGTTTGCTCATCCAATGTGATTATTTTTTCTCCATGCATCTAATGGGAAACGAGaagagggagtgagagagagtgggTCCCCCATCTCCTTGGTCAGATTAATCGGTTGAGTTCTCTCCGTGGGTACCCAGAGgtgctaccggtacagatttcATATCTGTACCGGTGAGTGCATATCCCTTTTAAGTCcgttttggattttcaaaaaatgatcggagccgttcattttgtttaaaatattttatttatggatCCTAttaaaaataagttcaatccgGTATCAATTAGGATGTGTACGAAACGTCCAACTTTGTCTAGgaattcaagcttgaattctaaagcaaagttggaagTTTAGTAAACATTCTTATCGATACTGGATTGAGCTTGTTTTTTGAAAGAACCATtggcaaagtattttaaataaaataagtgaCTCCGATCATTTATTTGAGATCCGAAACAGGCCCAAAAAACGTATGTACATGATGTATGTACATAAACATATGTACTCATAGACTTTCCGTAGCAAAAAATTGGTCCGGATCCGCGTTTCAGCCTAATTACTCCTACTATAATTTAGCCCTAATTTCCCAAATCGAGCAAACCTCATCGCAGCTTGTGAGCGACGAGACAACCAACAGGTtcctctctcgatctctctctctctctagagatcGCTCGATcgctcgatctctctctctctctgttcgttGCACacatttaccattttttttttgggtttggggcCTAAAAACGGTGTGGCCCTGAACAACCTCGGCTTCCTTCTTTGTGATTGGGATTTTTGACGAAAGACTGCAGCTTGAAAATTCTTCCAAATGTTTTCCTTCTGTTGATGTTTACAGTAAAAGACATACATACTCCTTTTGATGGGAATTAACCCATTCATGATTCCTAGTTACTTATATACCTGGAAAaggattttagttttttattttcttttcttgagaGAGTAAATGTCAGAGACTAAATTTTGTTAGTGCAACAGAATGTGTTGTTGCATTCTCAGCTGGGAAAATCTTTATATAAGGAGGTtccgtaaataaagtttacggaGGCCAATCTcggctgtccaaaagtgttttggacgttGCAAATTAAAGACAACGTTGCAGATTAAAGACAACGATTAATGGTCAGAAATGTTTATTAGCggtcaaaaattaaaaacatatctGATTGCCGAATTGGATCGCACATTTCTCGTGAAGAGCTTGTTCACGGAGGTTAAGACAATCTCTTCTCAGTtactgtaaaataaaaaatgttatcTTTAAGCTTGAGAGATTCCACTTGTTTGTAGCAAGCACCCCTCTCTTTTTTGCATATCAACTGGTTCTTAATAAGTATGTTGGTTATCACTCTTTGCTGCAGCGCCACATCCCTCTCACATGGGGAAACGAGTGAGGCAATCCTCTTCCTATCCTAACCACCAGGTGAACTCTGTTTAGTGGACTTTCATTTCACATTTAACAATCCCCAGGCACGCTGGTATAAGATATTAACGAGAATAACACAATGCTTGATATGCATTGAGGTCTGTTTGGTGGGGTCCTGCTGAAAATACGGGACGTTGAATTATTTCATGTATTTCGTTGGAACTAATTCACCCTATTTTTGTGGTTGATTGTCGGTAGAGGGATGGTGAGCATTTGTAGGATTGAATAAGCCAGCTGCCGGATGGAATTCTTGCCCACATTTTTTCTCTCCTGGAACTTAGAGAAGCAGGAAGAAGCAGTGTGCTTTCACATAGATGGAGAGATTTGTGGAAATTCTCCACTAGTTTGAATTTTATCAAGTTGGTTGGAATGCTAGCCACGAGGGAACTTACTCTCAAAAACCTGAGGTTGGAGCTCACGGGCGCCGAGAAAAAAAGCTCCGCTGCAAAAATGGCTTTATCACAGTTCCGGGGACCCTTCAAGGTAGTTGGTTCGGTGTTTACAAAGGATGAGTATGCCAAAGTTGGTATGCAACTTCATAGTCTGGCCTGTAAAGCGACCGAAGCTGATGAGAAATTGAAGGTGCTCAAGGAGTCGATTGCTTCGGAGGAAGCAAAAAAAGCACAGGAAAAGTTCGAAATTTGGTTGGAGGAGACTGCTGGCAAAGCGGCTCGTAGTGTAGCTGTTTCAAATGCTTCATATGCCGAGTTCCTTTAATGCACGGCAAATTACTAAAATTGGATTATAGCGTATTGGTTTTACTGTTGTTTCTGTCTTGTACGCTGACCTGGTATTCTAGATCATTTCGATATCTGGCAAACCTTTGTTTGTTAAGATGCCAGAACTTCATTTTGAAGTTTGGTTCCCCGTATCGGTTGGAACCAAGAATCTTCTTGGTTCCTTTTGTATTGGCAATTGTAATGGCGACGCTTCcttcttggatatttttaattttctagtaGTATTTTTATATGTTAGATAAGTTGTTCTTTTTGGAAGCTGGGTTCTTGAACATCACGATGTGAACTTTTCCAAAAGAGTGTTTAACTTTTCACAACTTCCATGACTTCGCTCATCCCAAAAATAATTGCTGGTAAGGCAAGTATACAGGAAACTATCTGCGTTCAAGGAAACTATTGATGCATAGCATGCAAataatgaaaagggaaaatctGATTATTTTGTAACTTTAGTTAGTGTTGTGTCAGTATAAACCTATGAATAAAATTTGTTTAAGGTCAGAAGAAAATTGTCCAGTGCCCCGTAAATGAGTGCTAGCGAGAGCTAATATATTGCTATGTCTTGTAGTCTTGAGATGCAAATTTGATGAATCCAACACCCAATGCTTGTTCTTAGCCTACCTAGACTAGCACCGTGTGAGGAGACAGAGTTTTATGGTTTGCATAAAACTCACCGGATTTAATGGGAAGTGGGCAGCGTGGGAATCTTtggggcactgaataatctaTCGGATTTAACACATTCAGCCGCACAATAGCAGATGAGTTCGAACAAGACGTGGTAGTTTCAGTTTACGTAATGCACATATGTATGTTTGTTAGATTCGTTCTCTAACCACTACACTGAAGTGTACTAGTTCCAAAATCCCTAGCTCTGCCTCCTGGACTGTTAGAAGGATTTTTTGACCAAGACCAAGAGTGCAACCTTGGATTAAATATGTGGTTGGGAATGGGCGTGATGGTTTTCTGTGGTGGCATAACTGGCATCCTCTTGGTCCTTTGTTTCACAGATATGATAATCGTTTTTAAGGCATGCTTGGGAAGGTATTTGTCTGCTAAGGTGGAATGTGGGTTCGCCACTTCGCTGCTTTgctataaatttttgaattgcAGAAAGTTGGGAAAACTAGGACAGAGTTTGATGATTTTAGGCTGACAACATTTTGCCCAAAAAGTGTTTCGTTAAATTTTGCCTTCATGTTTAGATAATGGTGTGTGTTTGACGTGTCTAATTTACTCTACAATTGTACGCTTTGGTTTATTCTACTCCCGTTGCGTGTTAGTTGAAATTCAGTCACCCGTGTATAATGATCTGTTACATAAAAGCACCATTTTATGCTCTAGTATCTTGCATGTCTGAGCTTATTCAACCACAGTTTGCAACAGTATGGTTCACTTGGTTAATAGTTACAAAGCTAATGGATGCATACATAAAGTCCAACTTTCTTTTATATCCAAAGGACCAAAGGTAAGTTCCAAGCTTTTAAGAACTTTTGAATGGACATACTTGGTGGTTGTTGCCGTTGGTGGTGTAAACATGGATGATATGTTTGTTTAGAGATTGTGTTTAAGAATGTCTATTAGAATTGCCTATTAGATGTGCTTCCAGCAAGccagttttttacttttgcatAAAAAAGCAGTTGCTGATGACATGTGATACAATTGTCTGACTTATTCGCAGTGTCTATTAGAGTGTgttgtctctgtgtgtgtgtgtgtgtgtgtgtttgactTTATACCGaactaaataaaaaagaaacggGCAGCACTGTTGAAGACGATATACTTGTGGATGAAGTAGAGTCATTGATGATTTTGAGTTGGGACAAGATGAAGTTGAAATCAAAGATAATGCCAATAGGCAGAAATTGAGAAGACAAAGTGCTCAATACAAGGTCTGTATTTGGACCTCATTCTGGAAACATTTGAATCAATTAAAATTTTGCGGCTTTAGTTTTTTATGTTCGGAGATTTGGAGAACTTAATAATTTGTTGATTATACAAAAGTTGAGGCCTATATATTC
This region includes:
- the LOC131306418 gene encoding uncharacterized protein LOC131306418 codes for the protein MLATRELTLKNLRLELTGAEKKSSAAKMALSQFRGPFKVVGSVFTKDEYAKVGMQLHSLACKATEADEKLKVLKESIASEEAKKAQEKFEIWLEETAGKAARSVAVSNASYAEFL